GTGgataatattctacttttaatacaTCTTTgtaaccatatatgcattttataacatacggtttcaaacgctttttatagaccgcaactcgtccgatccaaggcaacgtcttTGTTAAACTTCCATAGTTAAACTGGGACCACCTCAGGGAAATTCTTCAGAGAAGGGATTAACAGAACAACAATATTGAAGGACCCCACAACAGAGAGTGCAAAAGACAGTGAAGGTCAAACTGTTTTAAGTTGTCTAAACTTGGACCACGACGGGGACCTTCTTTTTGAAAAGGGATTAACAGAACAACAATTGCAGGACCCCACAATACTCGGGTGATCCCCTGataagagctaaacgaacgaccactcaccgctctcgtactTACGTACCTACTTacgcccccaagtgacccactccacaaggcagggcactgggggctgacctgggtgagcccccgGAATGACGTcgaaagctattcgaacgcaccgggcagaccggggatgacccagggaagctaaacgaacgcacccatagaagGACCATTCAATACACACAATTATTTATTGTAATataataaaatgttgtttttatcaaggaagaaatttcatgctaagcaaatatttgtgcttagcagctctatgaaattgggcccagatacaAAGCAGACAAAGGACGATCTCGCTTTGATTTTGTGCATCGAGGATTTCGCTAAAATCAACTAATTGAAAACAATCGGCAAATACAGTTTGTGGAGGGGGGGGTAGTTCTCTCTTTCACTTGTCCTAGCATCAGGTCTAACTTTTTGAGGTAGATGATGAACAGTTAGCCCTCAAACTTACAAAGTTGACACGAGAAAAACATAGTGCATGAAAAGCAGGCGAGCATGACCCCGAAACAACCGGCATAAGTCTTGGCGGCTCCAAGCTCCATATCTGCCCTGTCCTGCCTTTTTTGGTCTTTGATCGTCTGCAATAAAATACACATAGAATAATCACATTGATGGCTTAACTTTAATTGTGTCAAGGTTTAAGTAATGCTGAAATTAAAGAATGATTTTATGTTTCATCCTTTCAATCTTTCTTTTTGTATCCTTACCAATCCTCTAGGTTTGGAAATTCACCCAGTGTTTTGCAGCATTTAAAGCCGGAACCCTACGGATATGAATAATCTTGTAGCAAAGCCACACGTCAATTGAGGCGTGTTTAGCGATTGACCCTTGACCCCAAGTTATCATACGCGATAACCAGCAATGGTgtgcagtaggcctacacgatcatacaaaaaaatacatctaTATATGCAGATACCAGGTTAAAATACCTTTACAAGAGTTACTAAAATTATTATTACCCATTTAGCTTGTTTTGCCAATGCATCGGCAACTTTTCGGGCGTATGCGTCATCGGAAGACCTGATAGGGCGCTCGAGGGCCTCGTTGGACCTGGTGGGGTACTCCAGGCCCTTGGGGGAATCGGTGGGTTGTTCGTGGGCCGTTAGTAAACTGATGAGGTTCTCCAGGCCCTTGGGGAACCCGCTAGGTTGTTCATGGGCCGTTAGTAAACTGATGAGGTTCTCATAGGCCTTGGGTGACCCGGTGGGGTATTCGTCTTCCTCGCGGGACCCGGTAGGGTGTTCGTGTGCCGTTGGTGACCTGGTGGGGTTCTCCTGAGACTTGGGGGACCTGGTTGGGTTCTCCTGGGACTTGGGGGACCTGGTGGGGTTCTCCTGGGACCTGGGGGACCCGGTGGGGTGTTTGTGTGCCGTTGGTGACCTGGTTATGTGCTCCTGGAACTCGTGGGACTTGATTGAGTGCCGGTGGGCCTTTGCGGGCATGATGGGTGATGTGCTGGCCTGGGATCCCCGATGATTAAGAATGGGTCCTTCTCCCGTTCTCGTCGACACAGTACTAATCAGACTAGGGTCCGTAATTCTCTTTAAAGGGCGTTCCACTGTAAACGCTGCAAGGCCAAGAAAAACAGTAATACATtatcttttaaatattttgtcgAGTTCTGGATAACTTTTGACTTTTGCCAGTGGGGCTGACTGCGGGTAGAATTACTATGAAGAGAATAGTATAGAGTCCAagtaggactctttaggagcaAAAGCGTAGGCTATGGTATACACTATGTATACACTTAGCATTAATTTGGTCCGGGCCGGGATATAATTTCGGTTTGGCTCCCATGGGGCCTTATATGGGGGTCAGTATTAACCAGGATCTGTATAAAAATGACCCAGAAGTCTATCAAAATTTTGCAGATTCCTAAATATAGTCCCGATTTTTACCCACTTTATAAAATCAGCCTGCCTGGACACAATGGGAAGTATAGCCTAAATAGGCTACAGGCCGTTTGTAGGCTACAcgcatggcccaatttcatagtgctgtaAGCACCAAAAACTTGCTATCAGTTACATATATGCAttttaagcacagaaaagtattgcttaacagaaagaGGTTACCGACCAATATGTTGTTAAAGGTTTACAGTGTTGaatggtgccccactaaattttgTCAACCCAGTAtgttttgcttaacaatttcatGACATTTGGCCCAGATAGAAAGACCCTTGATCAAGTTGATGTTTTTCGGAAAATTTAATTCACGTTAGGAAAAGTCATAGGCCTAACACAATTTGCGTACACAAACAAGAATGTATTCACATGTTTacatgataaattaatagtgtAAAACCAACTCACCCCGACAGTTCGTTGATAGAACTATGATCGAAATTAtaaaaattgagaaaatatttctaACTTTGCCGAAATTCTTGCAAAGACTCATTTTGCCAAAGTTTCTGCAGCAGTTCAGAATCAATCTTGAAGTATTCACACACTCTCTTCTCctgtgtttcttttctttttaacatCATGAGAGCAGACTGCTGAACGCGCGTTTGGTTGGTCGGATGTTCGAAGCTCACGCGGGGCGAGTGTTGATGCTTTTATGATTAGATCGGCATTGCGGGCAGACCGTTTCACGCGCACAATTAGTGCTGCACGCTGCCTGTACAAAATTAACATCGCGCTCCCCTATACCGCAGGGTACAAAACTTGCGCGTGCGGGCTAACGCGCAAGTGATGTACGCTGTGCCACCATTTGGGCTGGTTTCACGGCCGGTGGGCATGCATGCAGTGTGCAACAAGAAGCTTGACACAACTCTCATTTGTTGTGcgaatacgcctctcttaatacttgtGCTTTCTAACGATTTAATACTCAAATTGCGCTGACCAGACATCACTTAAATCATGTCCAAATACTTGTATAGCGAGCCGCAACGAAATAATCGAGACACCGGCGTTGTACAAGcttaaataaattttgtttcctGAGGCGAATCTTTTTcccgtgacattgttttttaatacccatttctcaaaaactacagcacctcagcaaataatatttaaagtgaAGCTTTCTATTAACATGCATTTCCTTCAAATCTGCTAAGTTTAGGGCCTAATGTAAATTAATTGTGGGCAATGTGTTTTGTGATGCATTAGGTACCCAAACCTTTCTTTGAGCTCAAAGACCACGTGTACCATTCGTGATCCTAGTAAAAGACGCAAGAAGCCAGACCGAAACATCGCACAACATGTTCGTACTGAGGTTTACAACAAatggacaaaaacaaatattgttcatgttctcccaaaatggtgagcgaCGAAAGACTGAAAAAGAGAAAAGGCACACAATGTTTGTCTTTTTCATGAGACACATTATGTTATAATTATGTTTCAATTATGTTGGATGTATACTGGATGAACtgcattgatgtttttttttggttgttgtcaatattgaaataaatgtctaaaCTCATGTGAAGATTATACTATAAAGAATGCACTGTAGATTATATATGTTTATTAGTACTGTACAGTGGTGGATGATGGCagaatttagtcgaggcattgttttgttctctctttaaaaaaaagactcAGTATTCTAACttcatgtaatttatttttgagtaagcaattaccttttttctcaaaaactacgttacttcagagaaagccgtttctcacaatgtctaaTACTActaacatctctccattgcttgttaccaagaatttttatttttattttgagtaactaccatagtgtccagtgcctttaaacgtctATGGACTacttaaaaattaaaaggaTAAACAtagtaaaacattaaaagatCCAATGAGTTTACACATAAAAACTCTCTCATAATTCGTTGCTGTGTAAATACATACATAAACGGGATGCAACATTACTGCATTAATTATCACAAGCTTTAAACACACATGTTTTCATGTTTGATAAGATGTTTTTAGGGCGTTCCAAAGAATGGATTGACCCTGATGTAGTGGCAACCTCCTTGAGGAGGCTGGAAGTCGAGCACGGCTCCTAAGAATCCACCGTCATCCGCGAGGAGGCATGATGTGTATGTCTCGGGTACGCAACCAACACACCTATCgagatcaaaataaaaacaagtactAATTAtgtttttgaggcattgcatggtgaggtatcaacataTATTCATGATCGTCAATCTGTTCTGATGGGAGGGGGGCATCGTAAGTCATAATATTTatggcgtggggtccggggcccgcttgcattttagatgctccgTGGTGCAATCTTGGGCCAATTTAAGGGGAGCATTTGATACTGTGTccccacccttcaaaaagttgtgcATCCTTTGcccccaggattaatgcccaaggcaggacacagggtttgatcttacacagtgcaatacttgggcttcaacttaaaggtggtcaaaaaacATGGGGGGACGAAAGTGCTTAAAACTTGCCTGTTTACAGACAAACAGTGCGAAATCAATTTGatagattgcacatgacgtcattgaccaccgtCTTTGATGAAAATAAATAGAAAAGTGCACGCGAGTACGCGCTGTACAAGGCCTCTGCAAAATGATAGTTTTTCACGCGTGCACAttattcatcaaagatggcggccaatgcacTTAAGGGATCTATAATTGTAAAGTCAGCTTGATTGGATGGTGTCGAGTCATCGCATTAAATATGGTCGTCCGTGGGTTCTATTTCCAGCCACACCTTGGTATCCGGAGTTTGGTATCCTTTAGATCTGTGCCCGTAGGATCTCCGtacaatttgaaataaaaaccacaTAGTTTCTCTCTTACCTGCAGTAGTCGTCCCTCCCATCTTGATTGACATCTCTCATGTACCACGTGTCCATGTGGCCTGCATCAAACCACGCCCCCGTACTGTTGTAGTTGTACTCGCCGGCTCCCTGCATGCCTGCCAGTGCGCATGACAGGAAGGGCGTCGCACCTTGACGATTCGTTATGGTCACCACCCTACATGAAAGAGAGTCATTGTTTTCAGCACTGTAAACACTGTTAAGTCAATTATCTTTAACCAGAAGATGATTCAATAGAGGACGCCAATTTCTGGAATGCCTataattcacctgacgtcatcacctACGATAATTTATAATGGTTGTTGCATCATTTTGGAATTAAATCTTCTGTTCGGTACTGTGtacctatagacgatgtgacctgtgacatcacatttttacaaaagagtcacagagcctggacttcccgcaggcaggatttgtacacagcctaatggaagaaatcataaaatcttatattttatggaggattgcactgtctaattcttatcaatttttgatatgatgaaagggggcacaccTCAAAACTACCCCTGCTTTTACTTTCATTCTTTGTTTTATGTTGACCTtttcaactttcccataggacctgtgtagtattgtgcctgccagaatactgaaagaatgtgcaaggtcacacttattgtaaacaaagttcacatggtctataccctACCAGGTTTAAAGAGAGCCATAGGCACATACATTTTGTCAGCATGGCAAAGTAAAGTCATTATTGCCTCATTATTTCAAGTTGATTATTTCAAGTTGAAAGACTGAAATCTTCTGGAATACAATGAGAAATAAAGAATCGGAGTCTAGGAAGTGCACTGAGCGTTTGTGACTAAAATCACCTGACGTCACCTACAATAAACGATGGTTGTTTTGGAAGTATATATTCCCTGTGAGTTACGGTGTATTTTACCATAAAGAAAGGGTTTTACGTATGCGATATGTACATGGTTAAACGTGCACTGTTTCATTATATAAGAGGGAACTTGGGATGctatgtggcagcagacttacctggtAAAGCCAATTCTCTCGGTAATGTTACGTGTGCATGCCCAGAACTTGAACAATGGAAAACTAcacggtaagtctgctgccacctagcgtttcgaAGTCTCCAATTACCGAAACAGTCGGCTGAGTGTGCCGCCATTGCAGGGAGCCTTACCTGCAGTAGTCATTAGCCGCTCCTTGTCCCTGTACATCAACCCAGCCTCGGAATAGTGATGGCAACCCTAGATCCTTGAGTTCATAACGACGTGCTGCCACCGCGGGAGCCAGGGTTGGAACATCTTCTGATTTCTCATCGTCTGCTAAAAACAATTGGAGCAAATATGTCTTTAACACTTTCAGAAGATCATGCGACTTGTCGGAGTAAATAATGTTAACACAAAAGTTAAATTTAGAGACGTATAACCAAATGATTTAGATACTTATAAAACAAAAGACGTGAAACCTCCGTTGTAGCACGTTCAAGTCTCTCGACGTGGTAGCTGTTCACAATGAAACCTTTCATGTCACGAGTTTATTCACGAGTTCAATTTCATTCAACTTTCCCAtatagacttaaaggcagtggacactattggtaattactcaacataattgtttgcataaaacctcacttggtgacgtgtaatggggagaggttgatagtataaaacattgtgagaaacggctccctcttaagtggagtagttttcgagaaagaggtaattttccacgaatttgatttcgagacctcagatttggaatttgaggtctcgaaatcaaacatctaaaagcacacaacttcgtgtgacaagggttttctttctttaattattatctcgcaacttcgacgactaattgagctcaaattttcacaggtttattatttgatgcataggttgagatacaccaagtgaaaagactggtcttggacaattaccaaaatagtGTTTTTAAGTATGAGATCATATTCACAcaaattgaaagaaagaaaagggaCAGAGTATTTTGATACCTCCGTTATAGCAAGCTCCAGTTTCTCGACCTGGAAGTTTCTCGCATTCAAGATTTTGAGGCCAACTGATACCAAACTCAGTCATGAGCCCCCTACATCCACTCCTAGCTTCTTCACACAGCTCTCTGCATGGGACTCGTTTGGTTGGGCTGGAACCATCATCAAAGCACCTGGAGAAATGAGAGAAACTTAAATACATTGTGTCGTACAGACTATAAACTGAGATATTCTCATGGATGCAGGAGGGTTCTTTTCCAATCTGCAGATGGATCGGGTGTTTGGTATCTACTATGAAACTAATGATGCTGTTAAATCAATGGGTCAAGCTATGTAAAATCGGCAAAATGTGAGTTTTAAAGGATTTTCTCAAATcccacaaacaaataaacataccGTGGTACACTGACCGCACATAGGAAGGTCCGAAGATATGGAGAGCAGTCAGTGTTCACTAGTGAGTAAAAACTTTGTAAATGTAGCCTGGCTTCATACTGTGTGGTCATGTTCAGGTAGTTTGGCATGCTTGTCTTTGTGTATGGTATGTCGGACCGGCACATTGGGATGGCGATGTCTTCACATTGACCCTCAGGTGTGACGACTTCTGGTTCGGCAGACACACCTATACAAGTAAGAACATTAGCAATAGATCTATACAAAGTCAAGACAGAGAACTTGGTATAATTATTAGTTCCCTCAAAGTATTACTGTGTTCCCTCGAAACAATATTTcatgtcacccccccccccagatcgATTCCATTATGATACGGGGCCTTTAAAGGGGCagataaaacaaacaacttttagtTCCCTCAAAGTATTACTTCGTtccctcaaaataatatttcgtggtctctccccccccccccccccaggaatatttttttttgttacctCAAATACGTTTGCGTTCTCTCAAAATACTTCTTCGTTTCCTCGAACTCATTTCGccgcgaaaaaaaaaatagattgttGGTTATTatgaattatgatttttttaaacaaatcccaagttatGTGGATGATACTAACATATATTTAAGTAGTTGAGTTTGAATGAACAAAATACACGAGAAACGTAGTTGAGTAGTTGagtttgaatgaaaaaaatatacgaGAAACgaaatgctttgtttttttttaccactccACAATCTGGTTGGTACCGGCGGCGCCTCGTACATTATGCTGAACCCCCCTGTAAATTGGATACAACttgtttgtcaatatctttgttcatttatttatttatttattggaaTAAAGACTTATATTTACCGGGTTCGCTCACGCACTTCCCAGAACTTCTCCATGGTAAGTTCTGACAGTCCGGCATGGGCAGAGCGCCCTGGAAGAACTGTGCAATAGGAGGGCACGTGTGAGCCCTATAGCAAGTTTCCCTGCACGGGGGAATAATCACTCCTTCCTCGGTGCAGGTCGGAAGGTAAGAAGCACACAGGAACCAGTTGAGGCAACCATCGACGAAAAGCTGTGAGAAGGCTGTCAGGATGCTCTCCACGTGCTCCGTTGTCCGGGTGTACGGATGGTTCGGCCAGACAGGGTTGGGCAGGGCCGCCCTGGTGTGATTCGGGCACAACTTCACATCAACATCACTACACGACCCTAAACATTAACATTAAATGTTGCAAGACATTAACAGCTTTTAGGAATAGGCCTAACTCTGGTTTGAAAAGAATATCATTGTGGTCGCGTGTCGTggcctagacttgactcaagtcccaatctcAGAAAACTATTTCTTTgcgatgctctgcattccctaACCTGTTCCGTTCTCGGGATCACAATAGCTACATTGACGGCGGCGGGTGGGTGTATGTTTATATAGGGACCTtccgcacgagaacgggacttcaATCAAGTCTAGTCGTGGCCGAGCATTCTAGGGCACCTGACCCacgctctggtgttgtcagcagcagattGTTGGTTCCGAtcggtcatgacacctgtgaCACTCAGCAAGGCACTTGACCGAATGTTTAGAAGGTAgtgtattctgctctaccagccacgCTACTGGTGAATGGTACCCATACCTACATCTCTACAGACTGTGCaggaggtaaccctgtttcagcaacAGGAG
Above is a genomic segment from Asterias rubens chromosome 10, eAstRub1.3, whole genome shotgun sequence containing:
- the LOC117295853 gene encoding uncharacterized protein LOC117295853 isoform X1, which encodes MARILLYVHVIALVWHQGTSSQLDLPQLCIDEDIDIPTSDAQYAEQLQLSELGETITYLQGLLDSGCSDILGRFLCLAHLPRPNVIKNKLAQDGAPHQYLLPCSGVCRDIWRSCRSTASQLGLRRPAVFDCSKRYLHEDNSDCLTADHLYPPVDTPLLNSVTRFRNNSASLEFHPQSTYRISKFGVLIRFNDTTGLKSNMCRLQNSNPDYTMNTCIEAFDRPDSYILELFLVNGFGEGPKMRYVLKAVEDDVSAEDSTSVMGTSIYKASYGSYWSCSDVDVKLCPNHTRAALPNPVWPNHPYTRTTEHVESILTAFSQLFVDGCLNWFLCASYLPTCTEEGVIIPPCRETCYRAHTCPPIAQFFQGALPMPDCQNLPWRSSGKCVSEPGVSAEPEVVTPEGQCEDIAIPMCRSDIPYTKTSMPNYLNMTTQYEARLHLQSFYSLVNTDCSPYLRTFLCAVSVPRCFDDGSSPTKRVPCRELCEEARSGCRGLMTEFGISWPQNLECEKLPGRETGACYNGADDEKSEDVPTLAPAVAARRYELKDLGLPSLFRGWVDVQGQGAANDYCRVVTITNRQGATPFLSCALAGMQGAGEYNYNSTGAWFDAGHMDTWYMRDVNQDGRDDYCRCVGCVPETYTSCLLADDGGFLGAVLDFQPPQGGCHYIRVNPFFGTP
- the LOC117295853 gene encoding uncharacterized protein LOC117295853 isoform X2; the encoded protein is MARILLYVHVIALVWHQGTSSQLDLPQLCIDEDIDIPTSDAQYAEQLQLSELGETITYLQGLLDSGCSDILGRFLCLAHLPRPNVIKNKLAQDGAPHQYLLPCSGVCRDIWRSCRSTASQLGLRRPAVFDCSKRYLHEDNSDCLTADHLYPPVDTPLLNSVTRFRNNSASLEFHPQSTYRISKFGVLIRFNDTTGLKSNMCRLQNSNPDYTMNTCIEAFDRPDSYILELFLVNGFGEGPKMRYVLKAVEDDVSAEDSTSVMGTSIYKASYGSYWSCSDVDVKLCPNHTRAALPNPVWPNHPYTRTTEHVESILTAFSQLFVDGCLNWFLCASYLPTCTEEGVIIPPCRETCYRAHTCPPIAQFFQGALPMPDCQNLPWRSSGKCVSEPGVSAEPEVVTPEGQCEDIAIPMCRSDIPYTKTSMPNYLNMTTQYEARLHLQSFYSLVNTDCSPYLRTFLCAVSVPRCFDDGSSPTKRVPCRELCEEARSGCRGLMTEFGISWPQNLECEKLPGRETGACYNGDDEKSEDVPTLAPAVAARRYELKDLGLPSLFRGWVDVQGQGAANDYCRVVTITNRQGATPFLSCALAGMQGAGEYNYNSTGAWFDAGHMDTWYMRDVNQDGRDDYCRCVGCVPETYTSCLLADDGGFLGAVLDFQPPQGGCHYIRVNPFFGTP